The proteins below come from a single Haladaptatus paucihalophilus DX253 genomic window:
- a CDS encoding M20 family metallo-hydrolase, with translation MELDGERLRTDIETTGEFGALEDEEHGRTVLTGTEANRRAREYFVERLEDAGLDVRVDAVGNIAGRWTPESADPDAAAVAAGSHLDSVPEGGIFDGPLGVYSALEAVRAMQDAGIEPTRPVEVVSFTEEEGQRFASGLLGSSVAVGERSVADALALTDGRTTLADALESMGFRGEGRLDASEWDSWLELHVEQSKRLERADVPVGLVTTITGITHCDVTVRGEANHAGATPMDERTDALAAASEFVRDVERGATEIGETTVGTVGKLDARPNATNVVPGTVEMSVDIRDVSYDAMNELVSRAEESLSRLEAERGVETTLSRGFDLQPTEMSERCRRAVAEAGENAGIETLDLHSGAAHDTMYVAGVTDAAMLFAPSRDGISHNPGEWTAWEDCATATRALAGGLASLAR, from the coding sequence ATGGAGTTAGACGGGGAGCGATTGCGGACCGATATCGAGACGACCGGTGAGTTCGGCGCGCTGGAAGACGAAGAGCACGGTCGAACCGTCCTCACGGGGACGGAAGCGAACAGACGGGCACGCGAGTACTTCGTGGAGCGACTGGAAGACGCCGGATTGGACGTTCGCGTGGATGCGGTCGGCAACATCGCGGGACGGTGGACCCCCGAGAGCGCCGACCCGGACGCGGCCGCGGTCGCCGCCGGGAGCCACCTCGATTCGGTCCCGGAGGGCGGCATCTTCGACGGGCCGCTCGGGGTCTACTCCGCGCTGGAAGCGGTTCGCGCGATGCAGGACGCCGGAATCGAGCCGACCCGACCGGTCGAAGTCGTCTCGTTCACCGAGGAGGAGGGCCAGCGGTTCGCAAGCGGCCTGCTCGGGTCCTCCGTCGCGGTCGGGGAGCGGTCGGTGGCGGACGCGCTCGCGCTGACGGACGGCCGAACGACCTTGGCGGACGCGCTCGAATCCATGGGATTCCGAGGCGAGGGACGACTCGACGCGAGCGAGTGGGATTCGTGGCTGGAACTGCACGTCGAACAGAGCAAACGCCTCGAACGGGCCGACGTTCCGGTCGGCCTCGTCACGACGATTACGGGAATCACGCACTGCGACGTGACGGTTCGCGGCGAAGCGAACCACGCGGGAGCCACGCCGATGGACGAGCGGACCGACGCGCTGGCCGCGGCGAGCGAGTTCGTTCGGGACGTGGAGCGGGGAGCCACCGAAATCGGCGAGACGACGGTCGGTACCGTCGGCAAACTCGACGCGCGGCCGAACGCGACGAACGTCGTTCCCGGTACGGTCGAGATGAGCGTCGATATCCGCGACGTGAGCTACGACGCGATGAACGAACTCGTCTCGCGGGCGGAGGAGTCGCTGTCGCGGCTCGAAGCCGAACGAGGCGTCGAGACGACCCTTTCGCGCGGGTTCGACCTCCAGCCGACCGAGATGAGCGAGCGGTGTCGGCGAGCGGTAGCCGAGGCGGGCGAAAACGCGGGTATCGAGACGCTCGACCTGCACTCGGGCGCGGCCCACGACACGATGTACGTCGCGGGGGTGACCGACGCCGCGATGCTGTTCGCGCCGTCCCGCGACGGAATCTCGCACAATCCCGGCGAGTGGACGGCGTGGGAGGACTGTGCGACGGCGACGCGGGCGCTCGCCGGAGGACTCGCGTCGCTGGCGCGCTGA
- a CDS encoding DUF502 domain-containing protein has translation MNSTDDLSVVGKLRETTLTGVTVVVPLLITLYVVVVLLKFVRNMLLPLLSFVPVDSVLVLGGIATGVVFLLVLLVGFVAHSPFGERAIDNFDYAISQIPGFGTIYRSFRRMGDAMIESDEDHFRDVKLLEFPTDDTYTFAFVTAETPEEVTNAVGETDMTTVFLPMAPNPVMGGFVVNVPSDDLVDIDVPLEVAFRAIVTSGVGLDEMDSDTGGLSEDQLRRLTGQDALRYQN, from the coding sequence ATGAATTCCACGGACGATCTGTCGGTCGTAGGGAAGCTCCGCGAGACGACGCTCACGGGCGTCACCGTCGTCGTTCCCCTCCTCATCACGTTGTACGTCGTCGTCGTCTTGCTCAAATTCGTCAGAAATATGCTGCTGCCGCTCCTCTCGTTCGTTCCGGTCGATTCGGTGCTCGTCCTCGGCGGCATCGCTACCGGAGTCGTTTTCCTGCTGGTTCTGCTGGTCGGGTTCGTCGCCCACTCCCCGTTCGGCGAGCGCGCCATCGACAACTTCGATTACGCCATCAGCCAAATTCCCGGGTTCGGAACCATCTATCGGAGCTTCCGTCGGATGGGCGACGCGATGATAGAGAGCGACGAGGACCACTTCCGCGACGTGAAGCTGCTCGAATTCCCGACCGACGACACCTACACGTTCGCGTTCGTGACGGCGGAGACGCCCGAGGAGGTCACGAACGCGGTCGGCGAGACAGACATGACGACCGTCTTCCTCCCGATGGCCCCGAACCCGGTCATGGGCGGTTTCGTGGTCAACGTTCCGTCGGACGACCTCGTGGACATCGACGTTCCGCTCGAAGTGGCGTTCCGCGCCATCGTCACCAGCGGCGTCGGTCTCGACGAGATGGACTCCGATACCGGCGGTCTCAGCGAGGACCAACTCCGAAGGCTGACCGGCCAAGACGCGCTTCGATATCAGAACTGA
- a CDS encoding helix-turn-helix domain-containing protein: MSTIAVVRVPASEFALEATLERVPGVSFEVERVVAPESERVMPYIWATADPDQFDALQAALEDDPTTEDVELLVDLDDEWLFRMTWIGKTQFVIHVLVDESGTIIDATGTDDEWQLRILFPSRDALGATYEYCEEHGIPLTIEQIYQLDQSPMRGKYGLTEEQYETLITALERGYYDIPRDISGTELAAELGISHQALSERLRRAYGNLLSNALVVGENELGE, translated from the coding sequence ATGAGTACTATCGCCGTCGTGCGGGTGCCCGCTTCGGAGTTCGCACTGGAGGCGACGCTCGAAAGGGTCCCGGGAGTTTCCTTCGAAGTCGAGCGCGTCGTCGCGCCCGAATCGGAGCGGGTGATGCCGTACATCTGGGCGACGGCTGACCCGGACCAGTTCGACGCCCTCCAAGCCGCGCTCGAAGACGACCCGACCACGGAGGACGTCGAACTGCTCGTCGATTTGGACGACGAGTGGCTGTTCCGCATGACGTGGATAGGGAAGACCCAGTTCGTCATCCACGTTCTCGTGGACGAAAGCGGAACGATCATCGACGCGACGGGAACGGACGACGAGTGGCAACTCCGGATCCTGTTCCCCTCCCGCGACGCGCTCGGGGCGACGTACGAATACTGCGAGGAGCACGGCATTCCGCTCACGATAGAACAGATATACCAACTCGACCAATCGCCCATGCGAGGGAAGTACGGACTCACCGAGGAGCAGTACGAGACGCTCATCACGGCGTTGGAGCGGGGTTATTACGACATCCCGCGCGACATCTCGGGGACGGAACTGGCCGCGGAACTCGGCATCTCGCACCAAGCGCTGTCCGAACGGCTCCGGCGCGCGTACGGGAACCTGCTCTCAAACGCGCTCGTCGTCGGGGAGAACGAACTGGGCGAGTAG